Proteins encoded together in one Falco biarmicus isolate bFalBia1 chromosome 4, bFalBia1.pri, whole genome shotgun sequence window:
- the LOC130147657 gene encoding translation initiation factor IF-2-like, producing the protein MSKRKPGMSGVPQGYVLGPVLFNVFFSDTGSGIECTFSKFADDTKLRGAVDSLEGRDATQQDLHRLMPPNQVYCDALYFIGSDILSKNMRIHVLEMGFTVNEYMIHSLGWQVQALCKAPDPLAASHGRGLRGRRRKQEAAPRARVPAPGASPARQTRRACRCPRRSIAPAAGPQPQVPPALPWRRPAGPPLPLAKVLRQERLWAGPSGDGHGHLCFCPSAGGRAEAAAGCAAWGWRGLSLLGLAPRGAGAGGDRGARPGCGQELGRPGKGGEGIRGQAGSGCLLLRAQRAWPCGGGGGPAPQPAAAGCQRAQRGPCVTHSLGRPPVREGATRRVREAASCEEEL; encoded by the exons ATGTCCAAGCGGAAGCCAGGaatgagtggtgtccctcaagggTATGTGCTGGGACCAGTActatttaatgtctttttcaGTGACACAGGTagtgggatcgagtgcaccttcagcaagtttgcagacgACACCAAGCTGCGTGGTGCAGTCGATTCTCTAGAGGGGAGGGATGCCACCCAGCAGGACCTTCACAG ACTTATGCCCCCAAATCAGGTTTACTGTGATGCACTGTATTTCATAGGCAGTGATATATTGAGTAAAAACATGAGAATTCATGTTCTGGAAATGGGCTTCACAGTCAACGAGTACATGATCCATTCCCTGGGCTGGCAAGTTCAAGCCTTGTGCAAA GCTCCCGATCCGCTGGCGGCGAGCCATGGCCGGGGGCTGAGGGGACggaggaggaagcaggaagCCGCCCCCCGGGCGCGGGTGCCGGCGCCGGGCGCCTCCCCAGCTCGCCAGACCCGCCGAGCctgccgctgcccccgccgcaGCATCGCCCCCGCAGCCgggccccagccccaggtgccCCCGGCGCTGCCGTGGCGGCGGCCAGCCGGCCCCCCGCTGCCGCTTGCGAAGGTCCTGCGGCAGGAGCGGCTCTGGGCAGGGCCGAGCGGCGACGGTCACGGTCACTTGTGCTTCTGTCCCTCTGCCGGGGGCCGCGCTGAGGCCGCCGCGGGCTGCGCCGCCTGGGGCTGGCGTGGGTTGTCCCTGCTCGGCCTCGCCCCCCGCGGCGCGGGTGCGGGAGGGGACCGGGGGGCACGGCCCggctgtgggcaggagctgggcaggccGGGGAAAGGCGGAGAAGGAATCCGAGGGCAGGCGGGCAGCGGCTGCCTCCTGCTGCGGGCACAGAGAGCCTggccctgcgggggggggggcggaccagccccgcagcccgcaGCAGCCGGGTGCCAGCGTGCACAGCGGGGTCCGTGTGTCACCCACAGCCTGGGGCGGCCCCCGGTGCGCGAGGGAGCGACGCGCCGTGTCCGGGAGGCCGCGTCTTGCGAGGAAGAGCT GTGA